Proteins encoded together in one Lathyrus oleraceus cultivar Zhongwan6 chromosome 5, CAAS_Psat_ZW6_1.0, whole genome shotgun sequence window:
- the LOC127082607 gene encoding uncharacterized protein LOC127082607 — protein sequence MDNSFTIKKNGIMLHNGHVVPHNPHFLMKYEAHINMEWFNQRTYIEYLFKYINKGFDRISVIIVPSAASGEGNNDEIKQYFDCRYVLLSEACWRIFSYFIHGRKSVVERLFFHMEGENSVYYKDFEQSGNVLLKSSITEFMFTS from the coding sequence ATGGATAATAGTTTTACAATCAAGAAGAATGGAATCATGCTTCATAACGGTCATGTTGTGCCCCACAACCCACATTTTCTTATGAAATATGAAGCACACATTAACATGGAGTGGTTCAATCAAAGAACTTATATTGAATATCTCTTTAAGTATATCAACAAGGGTTTTGATAGAATATCAGTTATTATTGTTCCAAGTGCAGCTAGTGGTGAAGGGAATAATGACGAAATCAAACAATACTTTGATTGTAGATATGTTTTACTAAGTGAAGCGTGTTGGAGAATTTTTTCATATTTTATCCATGGAAGGAAATCGGTCGTTGAAAGATTGTTTTTTCACATGGAAGGAGAGAACTCGGTGTACTACAAAGACTTTGAACAAAGTGGCAATGTCCTTCTAAAGTCGAGTATAACTGAATTCATGTTTACATCTTGA